Part of the Acidobacteriota bacterium genome, TTGAACCGCTGACCTGCTGATTACGAATCAGCTGCTCTACCCCTGAGCTACGGTGGCTTTGGGTGGGAGTGCGCGGTGGCTTTGGGAGAACCGGGTCCGCGCGGCTCGGGGATTTTAGGCGATGTCGGCGGCGGGTGCAATCGAGGCGCGGCTAGCCTGCCTTTCTCACCGGCGACCTACGGGCCCCGCTTCGGTCGCCGATGAGAAATCCAGGCTTCAGGCGCCCACGCCCACCGGGCAGCTCACGCCGGTGCCGCCGATGCCGCAGTAGCCGCCGGGATTCTTGGCCAGGTACTGCTGGTGGTAGTCCTCGGCGAAGAAGAGTCTGGGGGCGTCGAGGATTTCGGTGGTGATGTTGCCGTGGCCGGCTGCGGCGAGGTGCTGCTGGTAGGCCTCTTTGGAGGCCAGGGCGGCGCGGCGCTGGGCGTCGGTGGTGGTGTAGAGGGCGGAGCGGTACTGAGTGCCGATGTCGTTGCCCTGGCGCATGCCCTGGGTCGGGTCGTGGTTCTCCCAGAACACCTTGAGCAGCTTTTCGAAGGCGACCTCGGCCGGGTTCCAGACCGCGAGGACGACCTCCGTGTGGCCGGTGCGCCCGGAGCAGACCTCTTCGTAGGTCGGATTGGGGGTGAAGCCGCCGGCGTAGCCCACGGCGGTGGTGTACACGCCTTCCGCTTGCCAGAATTTTCGCTCGGCACCCCAGAAACATCCCATGCCGAAGAGCGCGGTCTCGTATTCCTCCGGGTACGGCGGGGCGAGGGGGGTGTCGAGGACATAGTGCTTGGCGGGCACAGCGATGGCCTCTTCGCGACCGGGTAGGGCGTTCTCGGGACTGGGAAGGTCGAGGGTTTTCTGGCTGAACAAAGGCATCGGTTTTCCTCGGGAGTCGGGATCGGCGGGTGCGTTGTTGCCGCGTTCCTGTCGGCGTGCTCCCTAGGAAACGTGGTCCGAGTCCCCGACATTCCCGGTCGGTGCCGGTTGCTGGAACTGGGCTCCGGCGGCCGGGCGGGGGCGGTTGGGCATTCGCGGGTGAAGCCGGTGGTTCCCTCGCCGTACAATGGAGCGGCCGGCGGAGTGACACCCCGGCGGAGAGCGGGATCGATGGCGGAAAAACTGGACAGCACTGGACAGCAGTAGCCCGGAGGTCGGAGGCCAAGACCACGACATCATTGAACACATATTTGGAGGGGA contains:
- the msrA gene encoding peptide-methionine (S)-S-oxide reductase MsrA yields the protein MPLFSQKTLDLPSPENALPGREEAIAVPAKHYVLDTPLAPPYPEEYETALFGMGCFWGAERKFWQAEGVYTTAVGYAGGFTPNPTYEEVCSGRTGHTEVVLAVWNPAEVAFEKLLKVFWENHDPTQGMRQGNDIGTQYRSALYTTTDAQRRAALASKEAYQQHLAAAGHGNITTEILDAPRLFFAEDYHQQYLAKNPGGYCGIGGTGVSCPVGVGA